In a single window of the Lineus longissimus chromosome 4, tnLinLong1.2, whole genome shotgun sequence genome:
- the LOC135486617 gene encoding RNA 3'-terminal phosphate cyclase-like protein produces the protein MASNTLSFEGCNFLRQRLILSTLSGRPVKIKKIRSKDDNPGLRDFEASFIRLLDKITNGSRIEINETGTVLYYQPGMLTGGSLDHDCNIQRSIGYYLELLLCLAPFTKKPVKAVLRGVTNDQTDLSVDLIKASAFPIMKKFLGTDEGFELKINRRGAAPGGGGEIFFCCPTRQKLRPVQFKDPGKIKRIRGVAWAVRVSPAFANRIVDATRSVLNKFLPDIYIYTDHLKGSQSGKSPGFGLTLVAETLNGTFLSAEMSSNPNGSPDGPSVPEDVGKQTAKLLLEEIYSGGCVDSNVQSLACLLMALGQKDVSKLQMGALTPYTMQFLRHLKDFFQVMFKIDPIVKGEDDETRTGGEKLLLTCVGVGYSNLNKGLI, from the exons ATGGCTTCCAACACGCTTTCTTTCGAAGGTTGCAATTTTCTTCGCCAAAGATTGATTTTATCCACCCTATCAGGTCGTCCggtaaaaataaagaaaatcagATCAAAGGATGACAATCCAGGATTGAGAG ATTTTGAGGCAAGTTTCATCAGGCTTCTAGACAAAATTACAAATGGCTCCAgaatagaaataaatgaaactg GTACAGTTCTGTACTACCAGCCCGGTATGCTGACTGGTGGTTCTCTTGACCATGACTGCAATATACAGAGGTCTATAGGTTACTATCTGGAATTGCTGCTCTGCCTTGCACCGTTTACAAAGAAACCTGTGAAAGCTGTGCTGCGTGGTGTCACAAATGACCAGACAGATCTGTCA GTGGACTTGATCAAGGCGTCTGCTTTTCCCATCATGAAGAAATTCCTTGGTACTGATGAAGGTTTTGAACTCAAG ATTAATCGTCGGGGTGCTGCCCCTGGTGGAGGTGGAGAGATCTTCTTCTGCTGTCCGACGCGACAGAAATTGAGACCAGTTCAGTTCAAAGACCCGGGAAAGATCAAGAGAATAAGGGGTGTAGC ATGGGCTGTTAGGGTGTCACCAGCATTTGCCAACAGAATCGTGGATGCCACCAGAAGTGTTCTTAATAAATTCCTGCCAGATATTTACATTTATACTGACCACCTCAAGGGAAGCCAGTCTGGAAA GTCACCTGGTTTTGGGTTAACCTTAGTAGCAGAGACGTTAAATGGGACCTTCTTGTCAGCTGAGATGTCATCAAATCCAAATGGTAGTCCTGATGGGCCTTCCGTTCCTGAAGACGTCGGGAAACAAACTGCCAAACTGCTCTTGGAGGAAATTTACAGT GGAGGTTGTGTGGATTCAAATGTCCAGAGTTTAGCGTGTTTACTCATGGCATTAGGACAGAAAGACGTCTCAAAATTGCAGATGGGAGCACTTACACCTTATAC GATGCAGTTTCTACGTCATCTAAAAGACTTTTTCCAAGTTATGTTTAAAATTGATCCGATTGTGAAAGGTGAGGACGATGAAACAAGAACTGGAGGAGAGAAACTATTATTGACCTGTGTTGGAGTTGGATATTCTAATCTGAATAAGGGATTAATATAG